One window of the Zea mays cultivar B73 chromosome 3, Zm-B73-REFERENCE-NAM-5.0, whole genome shotgun sequence genome contains the following:
- the lox12 gene encoding linoleate 9S-lipoxygenase12 produces the protein MQMPFCPSLNLWDRSPAHAPENHIAIDGTVVVSCHFGLSLPGKTTTLRLFSSTQMDPNTGKGKLSAEAPLRGGKKTKQQGRKTSTMAYQVTFFVDAEFGTPGAVVVKNGLRNDQFFLRHVQLNLPEDGRSVHFECNSWVYPYKKTNADRVFFINTSYLPDRTPQALRLLRDEELRSLRGNGRGERKDWERVYDYDLYNDLGDPDKEDRARPALGGTATHPYPRRCRTGRPLFKTDGVTETRKHLINLDFYIPPDERFSPTKLAEVLALAVQAVTHFVVPESNALFHGNVNSFRSFDQLKDDLYGRRPPVAVDGQVMDKLKTSVPSHKTYKQVSKMVKETPVKFPIPQVIEHDQEAWRSDEEFAREMLAGLNPVVISRLEVFPPVSRGGKKSSITEAHIESQLQGRTVQKALDDKRLYLLDHHDYLMPYLRRINTQQGVCVYASRTLLFLRDDGALKPLAIELSLPGDGAEVSSRVILPATPGTTDGHLWWLAKAHVSVNDSGYHQLISHWLFTHATVEPFIIATKRQMSAMHPIHKLLEPHFKDNMQINTLARSILLSAGGILERTMYPGKYAMEMSSAIYSEWRFTEQSLPNELVKRGMASKMGGGAIALHVEDYPYAVDGMDVWRAIEGWVRTYCAHFYHSDAAVAADAELQAWWDDVRRVGHGDRQRDPACWLDLDSVANLAESLSTLIWIASALHAAVNFGQYGYAGYMPNRPTRCRRFVPLPDSPEMAQLEADPDRFFLDTVPDRFTATLGLTLIEVLSNHTSDELYLGQRATAAWTDDGEVLQLLDRFREELRRVEKRITERNRDPRLKNRKGPAKVPYTLLFPDVGGKEKGITGKGIPNSVSI, from the exons GAAGACGAGCACGATGGCGTACCAGGTGACCTTCTTCGTGGACGCCGAGTTCGGCACGCCGGGCGCCGTCGTCGTCAAGAACGGGCTGAGGAACGACCAGTTCTTCCTCCGCCACGTGCAGCTGAACCTGCCCGAGGACGGCCGGAGCGTCCACTTCGAGTGCAACTCCTGGGTCTACCCCTACAAGAAGACCAACGCCGACCGCGTCTTCTTCATCAACACGAGCTACCTGCCCGACAGGACGCCCCAGGCTCTGCGCCTGCTGCGAGACGAGGAGCTGCGGAGCCTCCGGGGCAACGGCCGCGGCGAGCGCAAGGACTGGGAGCGCGTCTACGACTACGACCTGTACAACGACCTGGGCGACCCGGACAAGGAGGACCGCGCCCGCCCGGCGCTCGGCGGCACCGCCACGCACCCGTACCCGCGCCGCTGCCGCACCGGCCGCCCTCTCTTCAAGACAG ACGGCGTGACGGAGACGCGGAAGCACCTCATCAACCTCGACTTCTACATCCCGCCGGACGAGCGCTTCAGCCCGACCAAGCTGGCGGAGGTGCTGGCGCTGGCGGTGCAGGCCGTGACGCACTTCGTGGTGCCAGAGTCCAACGCGCTGTTCCACGGCAACGTCAACAGCTTCCGCTCGTTTGATCAGCTCAAGGACGACCTGTACGGCAGGAGACCGCCGGTCGCCGTGGATGGGCAGGTGATGGACAAGCTCAAGACGTCGGTGCCGTCGCACAAGACCTACAAGCAGGTGTCCAAGATGGTCAAGGAGACGCCCGTCAAGTTCCCCATCCCTCAAGTCATCGAGC ATGATCAGGAGGCGTGGCGTAGCGACGAGGAGTTCGCTAGGGAGATGCTGGCGGGGCTCAACCCGGTGGTGATCAGTAGACTAGAGGTGTTCCCGCCGGTGAGCAGAGGAGGGAAGAAGAGCTCCATTACGGAAGCGCACATCGAGAGCCAGCTCCAAGGACGAACTGTGCAAAAG GCACTAGATGACAAGAGGCTGTATCTTCTTGACCACCATGACTACCTGATGCCATACCTGCGGCGCATCAACACGCAACAAGGGGTGTGCGTCTACGCGTCGCGCACGCTGCTCTTCCTCAGGGACGACGGCGCCCTCAAGCCTCTTGCCATAGAGCTCAGCCTGCCCGGTGACGGCGCCGAGGTCAGCAGCAGGGTCATCCTCCCTGCGACCCCAGGGACGACCGATGGACACCTGTGGTGGCTTGCTAAGGCTCATGTCTCCGTCAatgattcaggctaccatcagctcaTCAGCCACTG GCTGTTCACGCACGCGACGGTggagccgttcatcatcgccaccaAGAGGCAGATGAGCGCCATGCACCCGATCCACAAGCTGCTGGAGCCGCACTTCAAGGACAACATGCAGATCAACACGCTGGCCAGGAGCATCCTGCTGAGCGCGGGCGGCATCCTGGAGAGGACCATGTACCCGGGGAAGTACGCCATGGAGATGTCCTCGGCCATCTACTCCGAGTGGAGGTTCACGGAGCAGTCCCTGCCCAACGAGCTCGTCAAGAGGGGCATGGCGTCCAAGATGGGCGGCGGCGCCATCGCCCTGCACGTGGAGGACTACCCGTACGCGGTGGACGGCATGGACGTGTGGCGCGCCATCGAGGGCTGGGTCAGGACCTACTGCGCCCACTTCTACCACTCCGACGCCGCGGTGGCCGCCGACGCGGAGCTGCAGGCGTGGTGGGACGACGTCCGCCGCGTCGGCCACGGCGACCGCCAGCGCGACCCGGCGTGCTGGCTGGACCTCGACTCCGTGGCCAACCTCGCCGAGTCGCTGTCCACGCTCATCTGGATCGCCTCCGCGCTGCACGCCGCCGTCAACTTCGGCCAGTACGGCTACGCCGGGTACATGCCCAACCGCCCCACCCGGTGCCGCCGCTTCGTGCCGCTGCCGGACTCCCCGGAGATGGCGCAGCTGGAGGCCGACCCGGACAGGTTCTTCCTCGACACGGTGCCCGACCGCTTCACCGCCACGCTCGGGCTCACGCTCATCGAGGTGCTCTCCAACCACACCTCCGACGAGCTCTACCTGGGCCAGCGCGCCACCGCGGCGTGGACCGACGATGGGGAGGTGCTGCAGCTGCTCGACAGGTTCCGGGAGGAGCTCCGCCGGGTGGAGAAGCGGATTACGGAGAGGAACAGGGACCCGCGACTCAAGAACCGGAAGGGACCCGCCAAGGTGCCGTACACGCTGCTGTTCCCGGACGTCGGCGGCAAGGAGAAGGGGATCACCGGCAAAGGGATACCCAACAGCGTCTCCATATGA